ATCGACGGCGTGACCGGGGTATTGGTCGACGACCCGGAACAGCTGGCCGAAGCACTCGGGGAACTGTTGCTCGATCGGGAGGCGCGCGCGCTGCTCGGCGAGAAGGCCCGGGGCCGGGCGCAGGAGTTCTCCTGGGCACAATGCGCAGCCGGGGTGCGTGCGGTGTTGACCGCGACCACCCGGAGCGAACTGATGTCAGGGCTGATCGCGCCGCCGGATCGCACCGACCACGGCCCCGAGCAGCCCGCTGGCACCCAGTAGGCCGCCGACACCGATCCCGGCCCAGAGCAGGTGGGCGGCGACGACCCCCGCCCGCTGCGCCGGCGGCGGCCGCTGCACCCGGGGCGTACCGACCGCATACAGCGCGAGGTCGGCGTCGGCGTAGACCACGGGGAGTCGGTCCACGGTGCGCTGGGCGGCACCGAGCGCACCACCGCTGGTGCGCTCTACCAGCACCCAGCCGACCCCGAGGTCGGCCAGCCGGGCCGGGTCGGCGCCGGCGGTCAGCAAACGCTGCACCTGCCGGGCCCACGCTCCCTCGCCCGCGACCACCGTCCCGCCGACCGGAAGGTCACCGGTCTGCAACACATCGGCGCGCACCATCCGCGGTGCCGGATCGAGCACGGGAACCGGCACGCCCGGGAACGTCCGGAACATCCCGGCCGGCAGCACCGCCACCGCGCCGTCGCCGCGCACCGCGTCGGCAACCCGCGACCAGCCGGGCGGATACCGCACCGGATGCATCGTGTTGCCGACGCCCCACGCCAGGTCCGGCAGCGCCAGCAGCACCAGGCCGGCGAGCGGCACGGCCGCCGCAGACGTGGTCCGCGCGGCCAGCGCGCGGCAGCCGGCCGCGGCGGCGAGGGTGTAGCCGGGCACGGCCAACGCGACCCATTTCTGCGTGTCCCGGAACAGCCCGGCGCCGGGTACCTGCCGGACCATCCACTCGACCGTCGACAACCCGAGGGGCGTGGCCGCGGCCGCCGGGAGCAACACCGCCAGCCCGGCCGACAGCAGCAACGCCCGAACGGTTCGATCGCGGGTGCGCCACAGCGCCGGCAGCCCGAGTGCGACGACGCCGAGCAGCACCACCGTGCCGACGAGCGCGAAACCGCCCGTGCGGGAGCTCGGTACGGCGTCCGCATTCCAGATCCCGCCGAGTCCGGCGAGGCTGCCCAGCGTGCCTAGACCCGGCTCGGCCCGGGCTGCGAACGCCGCCACCCCGGCCGGATCGCCGATCCCGGCCGAGCCGCCGAACAACGACGCAACCAGCCAGGGCGCCGCAGCACCGACCGCCACCGCGGCGATCGCCGGCAGCCGCCGCAACGGCACCACCACCGCAGCGAGGATGGCGGCCAGCACCCCGCCGGTGGGCGTGAGCCCCGCTGCCGCCGACGCCGCGAGCAGCGCGAACCACGACGCTTCGCGCGCCGCGAGCGCCACCCACGGCAACGCCGCGTACCCGGTGAGCAGGCTCCAGTGCCCCTGCAGCAGGCGTTCGGCAACATAGGGGTTCCAGACCGCCACGGTCGCCGCCACCAGCTGTGGCCCGATTCCGACCGAGAGCAGCTCGCGGACCAGCCGCGCCGCCCCCCAACCGGCCAGCCACAACGCCAGGACCAGGATCAGCCGGACCACCCAACCGCCGTCCAGCACCACCGACAGCACGGCGACCGCCGCATCCTGCGGTACCGCCCGCGGCGCCGTATCGCCGAGCCCGAGCGCACTGTCGGTGAGATAGGAGCGCGGGGTGGCGACGGCGTCGCGCCAGAGCAGATAGCCCGGCCCCAGCAGCGGACCCGCGATCAGCAGTGCGAGCCCGGCGCTGTAGCCGATCGGGACCACCCGAACGCCGATCGGGACAGCGCTCACCGGGACGGTCCGGAGCCACCGCGCCGCTGCCATACCGGTCATCCTGCATCATGGCTCGCATGCGTGGGCTCACCGCTGTGACGCTGGGCGGGCTCACCGCCAACCTCGCCGGCTACCTGCTGCAGCTCGCCGCGGGCCGCTGGCTCGGGGTCGCCGGTTACAGCGGTTTCGCCAGCCTGCTCGCCGTGCAGTTGCTGCTTGCCGTGCCCGCGCTGGCGGTGCAGAACGTGATCGCCCGGGAAGTGGTGCGCGGTGCCCCGATCCAGCCGTTGCGCCGGCTCGCCGATCGCTGCACCGTGCTGGTCGCCGCGGCCGGCGCAGCGCTGATTCCGCTGCTGAGCGGGGCACTGCAGGTATCGGCCACCGCAGCCACGGCAGCGGTGCTTTCCGCCCCGGCTCTGGTCCTGCTCGCCGGCGTCCAGGGTCTGCTGCAGGGGCGGGAACGCTTCCGTGGCCTCGCGGTGCTGCTCGTTCTCGCCGGGACGAGCAAGCTGCCCGCGATCGCGGTGCTCGCCGCCGGCGGCGGCGCGACGGCGGCGCTCGCGGTGGGTTCGGCGACCCTGACCGGGGTCGCCGTCGTCGCCCGGCGGTATTCGGCCGGGGATCCCGCGGCGGACGTCCGGCACCGGCCGGACCCGCAGCTCGCTGTGCCTCCAGCCGGCCGGGCGACGACGAGCGCCGGCGTCGTCGCCGTGGGGCGCGCGTCCCTGGTACAGCTCGCGCTGATCGCGCTCGCCGCGACGGACCTGATCGCCGCCCGGGTGCTGCTCGATCCGGCAGACGCCAGCCGATACGCGCTCGGCGCGGTGGCAGCCAAGGTCGCCTTCTGGCTACCGCAGGCGGTCGGGGTGGTCGCGTACCCGCGGATGGCGCAGCCGGACGGTTCCGCACGGGCGGTACGGACCACGATCGCGGTGCTGGCCGGGCTCGGCGTGGTGACGGTCGGCGGCGCCGCCGCAGCCGCACCGCTGGCACCGGCGCTGGTCGGCGCGGACTATCTGCCGGTGCAGGGGCTGCTGTGGCTGTTCGCGCTGAACGGTGCCTGCCTGGCGGTACTGCAGGGGGCCCTGCTGGCCGCGATCGCGGCCGAACGGACCCGAACCTCGGCCGTCGTCTGGATCGCCCTACCGGTGGAGATCGCCGCCGCCGCCGGCTTCGCCGACTCGGTAACCCGGCTGATCGTGATTGCGACCACGACGTCGGCGGTCACCGCGCTGATCGGTTGCGTCCTCGCCGTGCGTGGTTCGTCGGTCGGACGCTCGGCTACCGGTCCCGCGGATACTCGTCGAAGCGCGGATAGATGACTTCGGTCGGGGCGTCGATCTCACTCCGGCCGGTCGCCTCGGTCCGATACCCCGGCGCCGGCGGATCAGCCGGGTCGGGCATCGCATGGGCGCCGGTGTCGGGCGGATCGGTAGCGACGGCCGGCGACCGGCGACCGCGGCCACCGGATCCGCCGCGAATCCCGAGGAAGATCCCGGCGAGCAACGCGAGCAATCCGACGATGCCGAACGAGATCGGCAGGAACCGGCCGTACAACGCGATCTCGTCGACATACTGCTTGGCGGTGGCGGCTTGGGACTCGACCGTGTTCTCGTCGAACGCGAGCGCGGCCTGCAGCACGGTGACCTCCGGCTTGTCCGCAGCCCGCGCGTAGTACTGGTACACCTGCTCCTGACCGCGGACGATGGTGCCGGTCTTCGGCTCCACCCAGACCTCGCGTTCGTCGGTGTACCACCGGGTCATCGTCACCGGATCGGCGCCCCCGGGCACACCCCACTTGTCGGCGGGCAAGGACAGCTTGTTCGCCGGACTGTTCACCACCTTGGACAGGTCCACCGGCGGGATCGTCTGCTTGAAGTGATACACCTTCAGCCCGCTGATCTCGGTCTCGTCGACGAAGCTCATATCCGCCGACTGGCGCGCATTGATATCGAAGAACGGGTAGCTCTTCTTCTCGGTACCGATCGGGAACCGGTACTGCAAGCCGGTATGCGGTACCTCTTCGGCGGGCTGGTCGGCCTGAACCTGGATCGACCCGATCGGATCGTCCAGCGGCTCCCCGGTCGTGCGATCGATCGTGACCCGATCGACGGTCGCCGTCAGCAACCCGGTGTCGCCCTGCTTGTCGGTGCGGCGCAACGTCTGCCCGGCCTGCAGGGTGACCCGGTCGGCATCCGCGGGTTCTTCGACGGTGAGGAAACGCTGCGATACCAGTGGCACGTTCGCGTTCACCTGCGCCTTGCCGGTGGGCGTGGTGAGCGACCGCGCGTCGAGCACCTGAGCGCCCTTGTCCGGCGCGGTCGTGGCGATCGTGGTGATCTCCAGATCGAGCGGCGTCTTCGCGATCTTCCCGATGGCGTAGGTGGGAATCAGCAGCGCCGCGGTAAGAAGCAGCGCGCCCAGCCCTACCAACAGGCAGGCCAGCCGTTTGCCCGACCCCGGACCCTCCGCCATCTACTACATCTCCTCGTGGTCGCTCGAACGCTCCCCGGCCGCCGCATGCCATTACGCTGCGTCCCGACCCTAACAGCACTCCGGACAGTTCCGGAGCGAGCGGGCAGGATGTATCCGGCACCGCGCCGGGGCAGACTGGACCGGATGCCCGCGACCGCACCGAACCCGACCGACCAGCATCCCGCGCCCGCATTTCTGCCGGCGCTGGACGGTTTGCGCGCCGCCGCCGCGTTCGGCGTCCTGCTCACCCACGTCGCGTTCCAGACCGGGGCCACCTCGGAGCCGCTGTTCGGCCGCGTCCTCGGCCGGTTCGACCTGGCCGTGGCGGTGTTCTTCGGTCTCTCCGGGTTCCTGCTCTGGCGACCCCATGCGGCCGCCGCCCGGGGCGCTGCCGCAGCACCGACGACGGTGCGGTATCTGCTGCACCGCGCGGCGCGCATCCTGCCGGCCTACTGGACCGTGGTATTCGCAGCGATGTTGCTGGTACCGCACGCCGGTACCGGGCTGCGGGTGTGGCTGGCCAATCTCGGGCTGGTGCAGGTGTTCGCGCCGCTCACCCTGACCGAGGGGCTCACCCAGATGTGGAGCCTGTCGGTGGAAGTCGCCTTCTATCTGCTGCTGCCGGTGTGTGCGGTCGCGCTGCGCCGGCTGCGTGGACCCCGTGCGAGCCGGCGGATACCGGTGATCGCGACCGCCGCGCTGCTCAGCTTCGGCTGGGGATTCATCCCCGTGCCCACGCCGGACGCGATCCATTCCGACAACTGGCTGCCCGGCTACCTGCCCTGGTTCGCGGTCGGCATGCTGCTCGCCGAGGCGGTGTGCGATCCGCCACCGGCACTGGTCCGGCTGGCCCGCCGGCGGATGCTGATGGCGACCGTCGGGATCGGCGCGCTGCTGTTGGCGGCCACCGACCTCGCCGGGCCGCCGGGCCTGTCCCACCCCCACCCGTGGCAGTACGCGCTCAAGATCGGCTTCGGCGCGACCATCGCGTTCGCGCTGCTCGCCCCGCCGGTGCTGGACGGTCGGGCGCATCCGTGGCTGGCCGCGCCGCCGGCCCGCGCCTTGGGCCGCTGGTCCTACGGGGTCTTTCTCTGGCATCTGGTGGTGCTGTCGATGGTGTTCCCGGTGTTCGGCGTGCTGCCGTTCTCCGGCAGCTTCGGGTTCGTCCTGGTCGTCACCGTGGTGCTGACCGTGCCGGTGGCCGCGGCCAGCTTCGCGCTGGTCGAGGAGCCGGTCCGGCGCGCCGTCCGCGATCGGGAACGATCCCGCGGCGCGCGCGGCAACGCATCCCACGGCAGCGCCGCCGCCCCGACCGCGACCACCGCGATCAGCGCCGGCAGCTGAACCCACGCCGCGTGGCCCAGATAGCCGCCGGGCGCCCGCCACGGACCGGTGGACAACCCGGCGGCAGCGATCGCGGTGCCGAACCCGGCGAGCGCGGCACCGGCGGCGGCAACACCCGGTCGGAGCAGACGCAGCGCGACGAACGACACCGCCAGACCGGCACCGACCGGTCCGGCGACCACGGTGGCGGTCGCCACCAGGCCGGCGCACCCGGCAAGCCGGCTGTGCCACGACCGGGGCAACCGCCCGCGGGAGGTTGCCGGTGCCCACCCGGCCGCGACCAGCAGCGGCAACAGCAAGACCAGGCCACCGAAGATCGCCGGCCGGTACCAGCGGTCGGCGGGGAAGGCGATCGTGACCGGGCCGGACGCGGCGGTGTCCGGCAGCAACCAGCCCTGCTGCCAGCCGTTCACCACCACCGAGGTCAGCTCGTGGTCGGCACTGTCGCGAGCCACCCAGCCGGCGTTGGTGCTCAGCGGCAGCACCAGCAGCTGCCCGGGCCGGGCCGGGACCGGTGGACCGGGGACCGCGGTCAGCTGGAGTCGGTCGACGCTGAACGCCGCACCCGGTACGACAGACAGGTCGGCCGAACCCGCAGCCAGCGGCAGGTCACCCGGCCCGTCGGGACACTCGGTGGCCGCGATCGGCTCGGCCGCACGCAATGCCGCGACACTCGCGGTGATCGAGAACCGGATCGAGCGGCCGGCCACGGTCAGCCGCGGGCCGTCGGCGCAATCGACGGTGACCGTGCGGACCGGGTCGGCGGGCACCCCGACCGGCGCGCCGGCCGGCCCGAGCACCCGAACCTCGGCGATCCCGGGTGCCTCGGGCTGGGCGAAGCCGAGCGCGGTCCGATCCAGTACTCCCGTCCACGACTGCAGGCTCAGCTCGATCCGATCGGTGACCCGTGGGTGCACCGTGATCGGCTCGCTGCCGGTCAGCTGCCGAACCTGCGGCCCGTCGCCCAGGTTGACCGACACCGCGGTCGGCGGGGCGGGCAACATGCCGCGGCTGCCGGTGATCGCCAACCCGGTGACCGGGGTCGGCGCCGGCAGTTCCAGGGTCAGCGTGGGCTTGCCGCCACCCGGATCGGTCACGGTGTCGGCGGGGGCGGTCCAGCTGGTCCGCGGGTCGCCGTCGACAGCGGCTGCCGCCGAGCCGCGGGGGTCGGCGACCTGGCCCGGCGCTCGGGCGATCACCTGATCGGGCGCCGCCGACAACGCATCCAGTTCCGGACCGGGCCGAGGCCGCACGGTCAGCTCGGCACGCACCGCGGTCGGCGCCGGCACCGCGAGGGTGCGCTGGAAGGTGCCGGGTTCCTCGGCCGCCAGGCCCAGCCCGACCCCGCAGCGGACCCGGTCCGGGCCGTCGACGCAGCCCGCCCGGCCGGGCAGCTCCTGGCCGAGGTCCCAGCCGCGCACCGCACTCGCGGCCGGGACCGGCGGCAACACCGTGCGGTGCACGATCGGCACCCGATGCGCACCCGCCGGGTCGGCCGGCCGGGTCCCGGAGTAGTCCTGCAGAGCCAGCTCGATGATCCCGAACTGACTGCCGCCGGTGCCGTCCTGCACCCCCTTCGCGGTGATCCGGACCCAGCCCGACGACCCCGGCGGCAGCGCCACCCGCACCGGATCGCCGGGCCGGTCGATCCGCGCGCTCGTCGACCCGTTCGCGGTGCTCACCTCGATCCAGCGCACCGGACTGCCGATCGCAGCGGGGCTGGTGGTCAGTTCCAGCAACCCGCCGCGAACCGGCGCGTCCAGGTCCAGCTGCAGCCATTGCCCGACGGCGGTTTCCAGGCCGTTGCTCAGCCACCCGGTCGCCGGGTCGCCGTCGACCGCCGCAGCCGCGGCGCTACCGGGTGCGGCACCGCCGAGCTGCGTGGCGTCGGCGGCCGAGCTGGACACCGCGACCCGCGCGCCGGACCAGGCCGCCGCGACCCGCGCGGTGTCCGGCACCGCGTAATCCGCGGTGGAGTTGAGCGTGCGCCGCGCATCGTCCGGCGCCCGGATCGCCGAGCTGTGGTTGTCCACCCGACCGAAGTCGGTCTCCCGGTCGACCGGGGTGTCGGTGACGATCAGCGGTGTCGGCGGCAGCCCGGCCCGGGCCGCATCGGCGGCGAGCAGCACCGGCCCCGGACCGGTCGCCAGCCGCTGCACCACCTCGGGACCGCCGGCGACCACCGGCACGTCCGCCAGCGGCACGGTGTAGGCGCCGGTGCCGGCGTCCCCGGCGCCACCGCCGGCCCGGACCTGGGCCGGCGTCCCCGGGCCGGCCCCCTCGACCCGGTAGATCCGCACCGCCGGGTAGTCCGGCCGCAGGTCGGTGTCGACCACCACCCCGGCGGTCCGGCCGGCACCGATCGGGCCACCGAACTCGGCGACCCGAACCAGCCCCGGCGAACCCTCGACCGCCTGCTGGGCCAGGATCGGCCGGGTGGACCGGGCGGTGTCCGGGTCGAGGTCGTTGCGCAGCACGAGATAGCCGATGCCCTGGCCGAGCAGGGTCGGCGCCAACCCGGCGGACGGCCGCCCGTCCGCGATCAGTCGCTGCACCGCATCCATCGCCCGGATCGCGCCGGGCGGGGTGAGCGGAATCGCGTCGCGCACCGCCCACCGGGTGTCGGCCAACGCCTGCAGCGGCTCGTCCCGGGTCAAGCCCCATACCTGGCTGCCGAACGGCGCGCCCGGCACCACCAGCGCCCGGGTGTCGCGGGCATGGTCGGCCAGCCAGTCCGCGGTCTGCTGCCAGTACGACGGCACCTCGTCGTACGCCCCGCGTGGCGCGAGTCGACCGGTCCAGGCCAGCGAGGTGGCCAGGACCAGCGCCGCGAGCACCAGCCCGGCCAGGGCGACCAGCGGTTCCCGCTCCGGGTGAGCGAGCGCGGAGCGCCAGCGAGCCCGGGGTACCGACGCCGGTAACGGCACCCGGGCCAACAGGTTCGCCAGGCCGAGTACCAACGGAATCCGGATCAGCGGTTCCAGCTTGTGCACGTTGCGCAGCGGCGCGCCCGCGCCGTCCAGGAAGGCGCGCACCGGCTCGGCGAACGGCGAGCCCAGCCCACCGACGTAGCCCGCGGTCAGGCCGGCCAACCCGACGAACAGGATCAGCACCAGTCGGCCGCGCGCCGGCATCGACCGCATGGCCAGGCCGGCCATC
Above is a genomic segment from Skermania piniformis containing:
- a CDS encoding polysaccharide biosynthesis protein, with product MRGLTAVTLGGLTANLAGYLLQLAAGRWLGVAGYSGFASLLAVQLLLAVPALAVQNVIAREVVRGAPIQPLRRLADRCTVLVAAAGAALIPLLSGALQVSATAATAAVLSAPALVLLAGVQGLLQGRERFRGLAVLLVLAGTSKLPAIAVLAAGGGATAALAVGSATLTGVAVVARRYSAGDPAADVRHRPDPQLAVPPAGRATTSAGVVAVGRASLVQLALIALAATDLIAARVLLDPADASRYALGAVAAKVAFWLPQAVGVVAYPRMAQPDGSARAVRTTIAVLAGLGVVTVGGAAAAAPLAPALVGADYLPVQGLLWLFALNGACLAVLQGALLAAIAAERTRTSAVVWIALPVEIAAAAGFADSVTRLIVIATTTSAVTALIGCVLAVRGSSVGRSATGPADTRRSADR
- a CDS encoding DUF3068 domain-containing protein, whose translation is MAEGPGSGKRLACLLVGLGALLLTAALLIPTYAIGKIAKTPLDLEITTIATTAPDKGAQVLDARSLTTPTGKAQVNANVPLVSQRFLTVEEPADADRVTLQAGQTLRRTDKQGDTGLLTATVDRVTIDRTTGEPLDDPIGSIQVQADQPAEEVPHTGLQYRFPIGTEKKSYPFFDINARQSADMSFVDETEISGLKVYHFKQTIPPVDLSKVVNSPANKLSLPADKWGVPGGADPVTMTRWYTDEREVWVEPKTGTIVRGQEQVYQYYARAADKPEVTVLQAALAFDENTVESQAATAKQYVDEIALYGRFLPISFGIVGLLALLAGIFLGIRGGSGGRGRRSPAVATDPPDTGAHAMPDPADPPAPGYRTEATGRSEIDAPTEVIYPRFDEYPRDR
- a CDS encoding alpha-(1->3)-arabinofuranosyltransferase domain-containing protein; the protein is MSTAVADATPLGRRWTLGTAVAASVLAFAQAPGLIVADTKYDLTQNPIGFLARAAHLWSSQAPMGQVQNQAYGYFFPHGSFFAAGQLLSVPAWITQRLWWALLLFAGFWGIIRLAEALGVGSRSSRVIAAVAFVLAPRVLTTLGSISSETLPMMAAPWVLLGVVRLTPRAAARSAVAVALMGAVNAVATAAAVLPALLWWVAQRPNRRWWRFTAWWLPALALATCWWVVPLLLLGRVSPPFLDYIESAGTTTQWTSLTEVLRGTDSWTPFVSPERIAGAVLVTQPAAVLATGLLAAAGMAGLAMRSMPARGRLVLILFVGLAGLTAGYVGGLGSPFAEPVRAFLDGAGAPLRNVHKLEPLIRIPLVLGLANLLARVPLPASVPRARWRSALAHPEREPLVALAGLVLAALVLATSLAWTGRLAPRGAYDEVPSYWQQTADWLADHARDTRALVVPGAPFGSQVWGLTRDEPLQALADTRWAVRDAIPLTPPGAIRAMDAVQRLIADGRPSAGLAPTLLGQGIGYLVLRNDLDPDTARSTRPILAQQAVEGSPGLVRVAEFGGPIGAGRTAGVVVDTDLRPDYPAVRIYRVEGAGPGTPAQVRAGGGAGDAGTGAYTVPLADVPVVAGGPEVVQRLATGPGPVLLAADAARAGLPPTPLIVTDTPVDRETDFGRVDNHSSAIRAPDDARRTLNSTADYAVPDTARVAAAWSGARVAVSSSAADATQLGGAAPGSAAAAAVDGDPATGWLSNGLETAVGQWLQLDLDAPVRGGLLELTTSPAAIGSPVRWIEVSTANGSTSARIDRPGDPVRVALPPGSSGWVRITAKGVQDGTGGSQFGIIELALQDYSGTRPADPAGAHRVPIVHRTVLPPVPAASAVRGWDLGQELPGRAGCVDGPDRVRCGVGLGLAAEEPGTFQRTLAVPAPTAVRAELTVRPRPGPELDALSAAPDQVIARAPGQVADPRGSAAAAVDGDPRTSWTAPADTVTDPGGGKPTLTLELPAPTPVTGLAITGSRGMLPAPPTAVSVNLGDGPQVRQLTGSEPITVHPRVTDRIELSLQSWTGVLDRTALGFAQPEAPGIAEVRVLGPAGAPVGVPADPVRTVTVDCADGPRLTVAGRSIRFSITASVAALRAAEPIAATECPDGPGDLPLAAGSADLSVVPGAAFSVDRLQLTAVPGPPVPARPGQLLVLPLSTNAGWVARDSADHELTSVVVNGWQQGWLLPDTAASGPVTIAFPADRWYRPAIFGGLVLLLPLLVAAGWAPATSRGRLPRSWHSRLAGCAGLVATATVVAGPVGAGLAVSFVALRLLRPGVAAAGAALAGFGTAIAAAGLSTGPWRAPGGYLGHAAWVQLPALIAVVAVGAAALPWDALPRAPRDRSRSRTARRTGSSTSAKLAAATGTVSTTVTTRTNPKLPENGSTPNTGNTIDSTTRCQRKTP